The following are from one region of the Apostichopus japonicus isolate 1M-3 chromosome 17, ASM3797524v1, whole genome shotgun sequence genome:
- the LOC139954740 gene encoding uncharacterized protein translates to MSQREHLGNQNAPHRLSRKKQMGECNTDNELERAPGESECTTQIVKDNESDDSYNTFEDIDLFPWCQDKHTYVSSGGDDKGENGSDNEVSSQTSEASDNTQDKEQEWNDDQMSYVCDSEDSTNSSEYMIPLLSPKMRSHGAACIKEHPLKSDVEHTIVSTTDHNQKQQQRHGKTEDVTRKSEICVRKRRICQLYRFIGQQ, encoded by the exons atgagcCAGAGAGAGCACCTGGGGAATCAGAATGCACCACACAGATTGTCAAG aaaaaaacaaatgggagaatgcaacactgataatgagcTAGAGAGAGCACCTGGGGAATCAGAATGCACCACACAGATTGTGAAG GATAATGAAAGTGATGATAGCTATAATACATTTGAAGACATCGATTTGTTCCCATGGTGTCAAGACAAACACACATATGTCAGCAGTGGAGGAGATGATAAAGGAGAAAATGGTAGTGACAATGAAGTTTCATCTCAGACTAGTGAAGCATCGGACAACACTCAAGATAAAGAGCAGGAATGGAATGATGACCAAATGTCATATGTTTGCGATTCAGAAGATTCTACAAATAGTTCAGAATATATGATTCCCCTTCTTTCCCCTAAAATGAGAAGTCATGGTGCAGCTTGCATCAAGGAGCATCCATTAAAATCTGATGTCGAGCACACCATAGTATCAACTACTGATCACAATCAAAAGCAACAGCAAAGACATGGTAAAACAGAAGATGTAACCAGAAAAAGTGAGATTTGCGTTCGAAAAAGAAGAATCTGTCAGTTATACAGATTCATCGGACAGCAGTGA